From a region of the Salvelinus fontinalis isolate EN_2023a unplaced genomic scaffold, ASM2944872v1 scaffold_0071, whole genome shotgun sequence genome:
- the LOC129842845 gene encoding zinc finger protein 883-like isoform X1: MASVKLEDCSQTLELNVNIKDEEEEEEKIRTTVSHGYHVETFSTSREQKQEDQRAKRSHHCPHCEEIFPFLSKLKIHLKIHTGEKPYSCSGCGKCFKTSTQLKVHQRTHTGEKPFSCPDCGTRFSKLDHLKSHERIHTGEKPYSCSDCVKYFRTSTQLKVHQRTHTGEKPYSCSDCEKCFTTSTDLKVHQRTHTGEKPFSCPDCGTRFSKLSILKSHERIHTGEKPYFCSDCVKCFKTSTQLKVHQRTHTGEKPYSCSDCGNCFTTSTDLKVHQRTHTGEKPYSCPDCGTRFYKLDHLKSHERIHTGEKAYSCSDCGKCYKTATELKLHQRTHTGEKPYFCSDCGTSFSHLSNLNRHERIHTGEKPYFCSDCVKCFKTSTQLKVHQRTHTGEKPFFCPYCGTSFSHLSYLKSHERIHTGEKAYSCPDCGKCYKTATELKLHQRTHTGEKPYFCSDCGTSFSQLSNLKRHERIHTGEKPYFCSDCVKCFKTSTQLKVHKRTHTGEKKSSSENTGMREACLRLL; this comes from the exons atggcatcagtgaagctggaggactgcagtcaaacactggagctgaatgtcaacattaaagatgaagaagaagaggaggagaagattagAACAACTGTTagtcatg gataccatgtagagacattctctacatccagagagcaaAAGCAGGAAGATCAGAGAGCTAAGAGGTCTCATCACTGCCCACATTGTGAAGAGATTTTCCCATttctatcaaagctaaaaatacacctaaaaatacacacaggagagaagccctaCTCCTGCTCCGgctgtggaaaatgcttcaaaacatcaactcagctaaaagttcatcagagaacacacacaggagagaagcctttttcCTGCCCTGACTGTGGAACTCGGTTCTCTAAACTAGACCacttaaaatcacatgaacgtatacatacaggggagaagccatactcctgctctgactgtgtaaaatattTCAGAACATCAACTCaactaaaagttcatcagagaacacacacaggagagaagccttactcctgctctgactgtgaaaAATGCTTCACAACGTCAACTgatctaaaagttcatcagagaacacacacaggagagaagcctttttcttgccctgactgtggaactagGTTCTCTAAACTTTCCATcttaaaatcacatgaacgtatacacacaggagagaagccttacttctgctctgactgtgtaaaatgcttcaaaacatcaactcagctaaaagttcatcagagaacacacacaggagagaagccttactcctgctctgactgtggaaactGCTTCACAACGTCAACGgatctaaaagttcatcagagaacacacacaggagagaagccttattcctgccctgactgtggaactagGTTCTATAAACTTGACCacttaaaatcacatgaacgtatacatacaggggagaaggcatactcctgctctgactgtggaaaatgttataAAACAGCAACTGAGCTAAAActtcaccagagaacacacacaggagagaagccttacttctgctctgactgtggaactagtttctctcaTCTTTCCAACTTAAATAGACATgagcgtatacacacaggagagaagccttacttttgctctgactgtgtaaaatgcttcaaaacatcaactcagctaaaagttcatcagagaacacacacaggagagaagcctttcttctgcccttactgtggaactagtttctctcacctttcctacttaaaatcacatgaacgtatacatacaggggaGAAGGCATACTCCTgccctgactgtggaaaatgttataAAACAGCAACTGAGCTAAAActtcaccagagaacacacacaggagagaagccttacttctgctctgactgtggaactagtttctctcaactttccaacttaaaaagacatgaacgtatacacacaggagagaagccttacttctgctctgactgtgtaaaatgcttcaaaacatcaactcagctaaaagttcataagagaacacacacaggggagaaaaaaagttcatcagagaacacaggcATGAGAGAAGCCTGCTTACGTCTGCTCTGA